In one window of Frigoriglobus tundricola DNA:
- a CDS encoding tyrosine-type recombinase/integrase, which yields MSNPRRVTPSYLIHKQSGRARAVWTDQTGTRHQQLLPGAFESPESRTAFARLQLELVSASHPITQAARRDGLTVNEVLLAFMNWADTHYRTADGHPTTEIGELQWSIRAVRELYGDTPAAEFGPRALAAVRQHMIGRNWARSLINHRIDRVKRVFKWATSEELVPVTVYQALRTLAGLRRGRTEAREAEPVGPVDPAHVAATLPRLTAHLRCMVELQRLTGMRPGETCKLRLCEMDRSGEGWVYRPAQHKTAHHGKTRAIHFGPRAQSLVVAFLRGENPPPEGFAHIDPNYPDQSAARRVMADAYEEAGRTRDAELLRDTARVVALVGGCVVDPAATLFSPARAREDRFRAARQKRKSKVQPSQLNRQKAQPKRRPAASYTPRTYAHAVRLAAKKAQVPHWHPNQLRHLFATEVRKQHGLEAAQVLLGHSRADVTQVYAERNEQLAATVAAEIG from the coding sequence GTGAGCAATCCGCGCAGAGTCACTCCGTCTTACCTGATCCACAAGCAATCCGGCCGTGCCCGTGCCGTCTGGACCGACCAGACCGGTACCCGACACCAACAGCTCCTCCCCGGCGCGTTCGAGAGCCCGGAGTCCCGCACCGCGTTCGCACGCCTCCAGCTCGAACTCGTCTCCGCGTCGCACCCGATCACCCAAGCCGCCCGGCGCGACGGTCTTACCGTGAATGAAGTGCTGCTCGCGTTCATGAACTGGGCCGACACTCATTACCGCACCGCCGACGGCCATCCCACCACCGAGATCGGCGAACTCCAATGGTCGATCCGCGCCGTTCGCGAACTGTACGGCGACACACCCGCCGCCGAGTTCGGGCCGCGGGCACTCGCCGCCGTCCGCCAACACATGATCGGACGAAACTGGGCGCGGTCGCTCATCAACCACCGCATCGATCGCGTCAAGCGCGTCTTCAAATGGGCCACGTCCGAAGAACTGGTTCCGGTCACCGTATACCAAGCCCTCCGCACCCTGGCCGGGCTGCGGCGCGGTCGCACCGAGGCCCGCGAAGCGGAACCGGTGGGGCCGGTCGATCCCGCACACGTTGCCGCCACGCTGCCGCGCCTCACCGCGCACTTGCGGTGCATGGTCGAACTGCAACGGCTGACCGGGATGCGGCCCGGCGAAACGTGCAAGCTCCGGCTGTGCGAAATGGACCGCTCCGGCGAGGGATGGGTGTACCGGCCGGCACAACACAAGACCGCCCACCACGGCAAGACACGAGCGATCCACTTCGGCCCGCGGGCACAGTCACTTGTTGTCGCGTTCCTGCGCGGGGAGAACCCGCCGCCCGAAGGGTTCGCCCACATCGATCCGAACTACCCCGACCAGAGCGCCGCGCGCCGTGTCATGGCCGACGCCTATGAGGAAGCCGGCCGCACGCGGGACGCCGAGTTGCTCCGCGACACGGCCCGTGTAGTCGCTCTGGTGGGCGGTTGCGTGGTCGATCCGGCCGCCACACTGTTCAGCCCGGCCCGCGCTCGTGAGGACCGGTTTCGCGCCGCCCGGCAGAAGCGCAAGAGCAAGGTGCAGCCCTCGCAGCTCAACCGCCAGAAGGCCCAGCCGAAGCGCCGGCCCGCGGCCTCGTACACGCCCCGCACCTACGCCCATGCTGTCCGGTTGGCAGCGAAGAAGGCACAGGTTCCACACTGGCACCCCAACCAGCTCCGGCACCTGTTCGCGACCGAGGTGCGGAAGCAACACGGCCTGGAAGCCGCCCAGGTGCTTCTCGGCCACTCCCGCGCCGACGTGACCCAGGTCTACGCCGAACGCAACGAGCAACTCGCCGCAACGGTCGCCGCCGAGATCGGCTAA
- a CDS encoding DUF1580 domain-containing protein, protein MAESVSETVTEPGARVLSEIQAGDGLALSAAGRLFPAHRGEGTVGPSTVFRWVTKGARSNSGQPVKLEAVRVGGRWLTSRAAVARFVHALTDAAAPAPAAPAPRTPTARQKASERAGRELAKRGA, encoded by the coding sequence ATGGCCGAATCCGTTTCCGAAACCGTCACCGAACCCGGCGCGCGTGTCCTGTCCGAGATCCAAGCCGGTGACGGGCTGGCGCTGTCCGCGGCCGGACGCCTGTTCCCCGCCCACCGCGGCGAGGGCACCGTCGGACCGTCCACCGTCTTCCGGTGGGTCACCAAGGGCGCCCGGTCCAACAGCGGACAACCGGTGAAGCTCGAAGCGGTCCGCGTGGGCGGGCGCTGGCTCACGTCCCGCGCCGCTGTCGCCCGGTTCGTCCACGCGCTCACCGATGCGGCCGCACCCGCTCCGGCCGCGCCGGCGCCCAGGACCCCGACCGCACGCCAGAAGGCCAGCGAGCGCGCCGGCCGAGAACTGGCCAAACGCGGCGCCTAA
- a CDS encoding thymidylate synthase, with the protein MKQYLDLLRAIRINGVWKEQRAVRADGSRLKCQSLFGAQCRYDLKDGFPLVTTKRMPFRAVAVELLWFLTGSTNNNALKAQGVSIWDEWADPETGDLGPIYGKQWRRWEGPNGEMVDQISNLLRDIRAVVADPWHSAGRRLIVSAWNPVDIPKVKGPSACHTLAQFNVTDSRLSCQLYQRSADVFLGVPFNIACYALLTHLLAKVTGLQPGEFIHTFGDVHIYENHVQQVDEQLTREPRLLPRLELADEIVSIDGIRVDQIRLHGYEPHPVLKGEVAV; encoded by the coding sequence ATGAAACAGTATCTTGATCTACTACGCGCCATCCGCATCAATGGCGTTTGGAAAGAGCAGCGAGCCGTCCGGGCAGACGGAAGCCGCCTCAAATGCCAGAGCCTTTTCGGCGCACAGTGTCGGTACGACCTGAAAGATGGTTTCCCGCTCGTCACGACAAAGCGGATGCCGTTCCGCGCCGTCGCGGTCGAACTGCTCTGGTTTCTGACTGGTTCAACTAACAACAATGCCCTTAAAGCTCAAGGCGTCTCGATCTGGGACGAATGGGCCGATCCCGAAACGGGTGACCTCGGACCGATCTACGGAAAGCAGTGGCGTCGGTGGGAAGGCCCGAACGGAGAAATGGTTGACCAGATCAGCAACCTCCTCCGGGACATCCGCGCCGTAGTCGCCGATCCCTGGCACTCCGCGGGGCGCCGCTTAATCGTGTCCGCGTGGAATCCCGTTGATATCCCGAAGGTGAAAGGGCCGTCAGCCTGCCACACGCTTGCTCAGTTTAACGTGACAGACAGCCGGCTCTCGTGTCAGTTGTACCAGCGTTCGGCGGACGTATTTCTTGGCGTTCCGTTTAACATCGCGTGCTACGCACTCTTGACGCACTTGCTCGCCAAAGTGACCGGGTTGCAACCAGGGGAGTTCATCCACACATTCGGCGATGTTCACATCTACGAAAACCACGTCCAACAAGTGGACGAACAGCTCACCCGCGAACCGCGCCTTCTTCCTCGCCTGGAACTCGCCGATGAGATTGTTTCGATTGACGGAATCCGGGTTGACCAGATCCGGCTTCACGGTTACGAACCGCACCCCGTTCTCAAGGGAGAAGTCGCCGTCTAA
- a CDS encoding dihydrofolate reductase: MLISLIAAMDRSGVIGNETGLPWHLPKDLRRFRNLTRGKAIILGRKTLELIGHPLPERANVVLTRNYNYTTPGALVAHDVVEALRLAEQESVRFGASEIMVIGGGEVYHQLLPRADRMYLTVVGGEPFTGTAKFPLSLLRELPFAVTEHATFATDEKNRHPHDFLILDRVSVESRPLSRPLDSLLDVA, from the coding sequence ATGCTGATTTCGCTCATCGCCGCGATGGACCGAAGCGGCGTGATCGGCAACGAAACCGGTCTTCCCTGGCACCTTCCCAAAGACCTCCGTCGGTTCCGCAACCTGACGCGCGGGAAGGCGATTATTCTCGGGCGCAAGACGCTGGAACTGATCGGCCACCCGCTCCCGGAGCGAGCGAACGTTGTTCTGACGAGGAACTACAATTACACCACCCCAGGCGCACTCGTCGCACACGATGTCGTAGAAGCACTCAGGCTCGCTGAGCAAGAGTCCGTCCGCTTCGGGGCGTCGGAAATCATGGTGATTGGCGGCGGCGAGGTGTACCACCAACTCCTCCCACGTGCCGACCGGATGTACCTGACCGTGGTCGGCGGAGAACCTTTTACAGGAACCGCCAAGTTCCCGCTTTCGCTCCTCCGAGAGTTACCCTTTGCGGTCACCGAACACGCCACCTTTGCGACTGATGAAAAAAATCGCCACCCTCATGACTTCCTGATCTTGGACCGTGTGTCCGTGGAGTCGCGCCCGCTCTCGCGCCCTCTCGATTCGCTTCTCGATGTTGCATGA
- a CDS encoding SIR2 family protein, which produces MTEADLIREFAAALTKGTGCLFVGSGVSAGSGLPDWKGALADLVKARLSIDLDQADNYPLIGQFLVNESYGNRGPLIKSLKDTFHRLLRQNSNHAAIALMNVKAIWTTNYDTLLEGAFAGSHITIRHTDDNITWPVPAADIEIIKMHGCIDRSNHDDIIITLEDYEDYHINRPATVQHFQHELMNKSFLFVGYSFRDPDITSIMTIARRLKGAATQTHYMIMKRDNPTQQRTSLWYKDLLRIGIHVVEVDGYDKLPQILTNIAKKSVGDTVYFTGSHEEQADGERAFCEAVGKGVAEIYKDARGQVLAAPIVMDGQSTGRSRSIISAFTNTIIHHRLDIRRHIDFYTNPYALNPHLSDDPSLLPQLELLRAQLMKRTQVIVAFDGKIGTAAEVRLARKYRCHILPVPRVKGGSASELLRDTAILGRLNASSPKYLAKARRRKLTAIDVAEAVRALLESHVEDL; this is translated from the coding sequence ATGACCGAAGCCGACCTCATCCGTGAGTTCGCCGCAGCACTGACGAAGGGCACGGGATGCCTCTTTGTTGGATCGGGCGTGTCCGCCGGGTCGGGCTTGCCTGACTGGAAAGGGGCATTAGCCGACTTAGTCAAAGCACGCCTTTCCATCGATCTCGATCAGGCCGACAATTATCCACTAATTGGCCAGTTTCTTGTAAATGAATCCTACGGAAATCGTGGCCCATTGATCAAGAGCCTGAAGGATACGTTTCACCGATTGCTCCGTCAGAACAGCAACCACGCAGCTATCGCGCTGATGAATGTCAAGGCGATTTGGACAACCAACTACGACACACTCTTAGAAGGCGCTTTCGCCGGTTCGCACATCACGATTCGCCACACCGACGATAATATTACTTGGCCTGTTCCTGCTGCCGATATTGAAATAATCAAAATGCACGGGTGTATTGACCGGTCAAATCATGACGATATTATCATAACGCTCGAAGACTACGAAGATTACCACATTAATCGACCTGCGACCGTTCAACATTTTCAGCATGAATTGATGAACAAATCCTTCCTGTTCGTAGGCTACTCCTTCCGTGATCCAGATATAACCAGCATAATGACAATTGCCAGGAGGCTGAAAGGAGCGGCGACACAGACACACTACATGATAATGAAGCGAGACAACCCAACGCAACAACGGACTAGCTTGTGGTACAAAGACCTGCTGAGGATCGGGATACATGTGGTGGAGGTTGATGGCTACGACAAGCTACCTCAGATCTTGACCAACATTGCGAAAAAATCGGTTGGCGACACCGTCTATTTCACGGGCTCTCACGAGGAACAGGCGGATGGTGAACGTGCGTTCTGCGAGGCAGTGGGCAAAGGAGTAGCAGAGATTTACAAGGACGCTAGAGGGCAGGTACTCGCAGCCCCCATCGTCATGGACGGGCAATCGACGGGGCGGAGCCGATCGATAATATCTGCGTTTACCAACACCATAATCCATCACCGGCTGGATATTCGTCGCCATATCGACTTCTACACCAACCCGTATGCTCTGAACCCCCACTTATCCGACGACCCGTCCTTGCTCCCTCAGCTCGAGCTTCTGCGGGCACAGTTGATGAAGAGAACTCAAGTGATCGTGGCGTTCGACGGAAAGATTGGAACAGCTGCGGAGGTGCGACTGGCCCGCAAATACAGGTGTCACATCCTACCTGTACCGCGTGTCAAGGGCGGATCGGCTTCCGAACTCCTCCGGGATACTGCCATCTTAGGTCGTCTGAATGCCTCCTCCCCTAAGTACTTGGCGAAGGCCAGAAGGCGAAAACTGACAGCTATTGACGTTGCCGAAGCCGTGCGAGCGCTGTTGGAGTCGCATGTGGAGGACTTATGA
- a CDS encoding phosphomethylpyrimidine synthase ThiC, whose product MIARLKTRQGIVEAGPGCPTRVMALIGMNSDVERESQVTKIHHLTALPQHPDVIADLSQLRTGNELLWPRVIRDTPCVAATLPIYSVRTTHGRVDATELLDRAVEQIEGGVGLITIHPTPCLNLHTLSLSRTIPCTSRGGNIVATDLASRGWRGENIYMRILRDLLPVAKRYRSVISIGASYRSGTIFDSFDQVQQTEIRMQIDLARLIVSEGVDVIIESPGHARPADIRRVAIPLRTSGFPIMPLGPIPTEASVGQDHISAAIGATLLGLEGCAHILAAVTREEHTGGIPTLTSTLEAVAAAQVAARIIDLDRNGDDSLDREIALRRSADRTCVLGQEEAGCSRCGSTCPLQHYPRRSGPDSLALPLVQDQ is encoded by the coding sequence ATGATCGCTAGGCTCAAGACGCGGCAGGGGATCGTGGAGGCTGGGCCAGGTTGCCCTACGCGGGTCATGGCCTTGATCGGAATGAATTCCGACGTGGAGCGGGAGAGTCAAGTCACGAAGATCCACCACTTAACAGCTCTCCCCCAGCATCCCGACGTCATTGCCGACTTGAGTCAACTCCGCACCGGGAATGAATTACTCTGGCCACGTGTGATCAGGGACACTCCGTGTGTCGCCGCAACGCTACCGATCTATTCTGTCCGAACAACCCACGGACGGGTTGATGCCACGGAACTTCTCGACCGCGCCGTCGAACAGATCGAGGGAGGTGTCGGCCTTATTACGATTCACCCCACACCGTGCCTCAATCTGCACACCCTGTCACTCTCGCGGACGATCCCTTGTACCTCGCGGGGTGGCAACATTGTTGCCACGGATCTGGCTTCACGTGGCTGGCGTGGGGAGAACATTTATATGCGGATTCTGCGTGACCTTCTCCCCGTCGCCAAGCGATACAGGTCAGTGATCAGCATCGGAGCGTCTTATCGATCGGGTACCATTTTCGACAGCTTCGATCAGGTGCAACAGACCGAAATCCGAATGCAAATTGACTTGGCGAGGTTGATCGTGTCTGAAGGAGTGGATGTGATCATCGAGTCCCCCGGGCACGCACGCCCGGCGGACATTCGCCGCGTGGCCATTCCCCTCCGTACATCCGGATTTCCCATCATGCCCCTCGGTCCGATACCCACAGAGGCCAGTGTGGGACAAGACCACATCTCCGCGGCGATCGGGGCTACGCTCCTCGGCCTTGAGGGTTGTGCCCACATCCTCGCCGCGGTCACACGCGAGGAGCACACCGGAGGAATTCCCACCCTCACCTCTACACTCGAGGCCGTTGCGGCTGCACAGGTCGCCGCCCGTATTATTGACCTCGACCGGAACGGCGACGATTCGCTCGATCGAGAGATCGCGTTGCGTCGTTCGGCCGACCGGACGTGTGTATTGGGCCAGGAAGAGGCCGGATGCTCCAGGTGTGGTTCGACATGTCCGCTTCAACACTATCCGCGACGATCTGGTCCCGACTCTCTTGCCCTTCCGCTCGTTCAGGATCAGTAA
- a CDS encoding transglutaminase-like domain-containing protein, whose protein sequence is MMRGLGPLSLATLLSSLFILPATAQPPKPINPGDPPPIIIRPKKVGDPNTAPDTFPDKPGFIVIRPNGKAPSLVNQPTTPATPARPGPTRPAQPGAGGVAVPPPVAKPDADTVFDYWFVACVDGQRIGYVQWGAKKAKKGDRELLVGVKYQNFTVARFGQVVNQWGEESTVETPAGDVLITGMRQGIGKDQALVLNGIVDGKVLKISGEGVAKGASDTPWPPGVVGCVREPALFKEKQIKAGESFEYPSYIGVVNRVVKMTATLEGEEALALWAKEPARKLLKYTTKMEAVGNFRLPPATTWVDAETFEPLKMEFDFPGFGGRVSFLRTTREAASAAVARPIELFNVQSIRLDREIPGIHRADTVVYKVSAPKDDDPGSLFATDPRQTVKNLDAKAKTFELHVVAGHGPVRGAAAQPAPGKEYTLSNYFINWDNDGVKGHAAAAVKGLPAAATDWDRAVAVERWVNRNMKAFEFSQAMATADNVAKTLSGDCTEYAMLAAAMCRAVGVPSRTVLGLVYAPAKDGKPYLAYHMWYEVFADGQWLPLDATLALGGVGPGHVKIADHSWHDEKTLAPLFPVLRVLSAKPAVTVVKVEP, encoded by the coding sequence ATGATGCGCGGCCTCGGCCCCCTTTCGCTCGCCACACTTCTTTCATCCCTTTTCATTTTGCCCGCCACCGCCCAGCCGCCGAAACCGATCAACCCCGGCGACCCGCCCCCGATCATCATCCGGCCGAAGAAGGTCGGCGACCCGAACACGGCCCCCGACACCTTCCCGGACAAGCCGGGTTTCATTGTGATCCGGCCCAACGGCAAGGCCCCGTCGCTCGTCAACCAGCCGACCACGCCCGCGACGCCCGCACGGCCCGGCCCGACCCGGCCCGCTCAACCGGGCGCGGGCGGCGTCGCGGTTCCGCCGCCCGTGGCCAAGCCCGACGCCGACACGGTTTTCGACTACTGGTTCGTCGCCTGCGTGGACGGTCAGCGCATCGGGTACGTGCAATGGGGGGCGAAGAAGGCCAAGAAGGGGGACCGCGAACTGCTCGTCGGGGTGAAGTACCAGAACTTTACCGTGGCGCGGTTCGGTCAGGTCGTCAACCAGTGGGGCGAGGAGTCCACGGTCGAGACGCCCGCGGGCGACGTCCTGATCACCGGGATGCGCCAGGGCATCGGTAAGGACCAGGCGCTCGTTCTCAACGGCATTGTGGACGGTAAGGTGCTCAAAATCTCCGGCGAGGGCGTTGCGAAGGGCGCGAGCGACACCCCCTGGCCGCCGGGCGTCGTCGGGTGCGTCCGCGAACCGGCGCTGTTCAAGGAGAAGCAGATTAAGGCCGGTGAGTCGTTTGAGTACCCCTCGTACATCGGCGTCGTGAACCGCGTCGTGAAGATGACGGCCACCCTGGAGGGCGAGGAGGCGCTCGCGCTGTGGGCGAAGGAGCCGGCCCGCAAGCTGCTCAAGTACACGACCAAAATGGAAGCGGTCGGTAACTTCCGGCTGCCGCCCGCGACGACCTGGGTGGACGCCGAGACGTTCGAGCCCCTGAAGATGGAGTTCGACTTCCCCGGTTTCGGCGGGCGCGTCTCGTTCCTGCGCACCACGCGGGAGGCCGCCAGCGCGGCCGTCGCGCGGCCGATCGAGCTCTTCAACGTTCAGTCGATTCGGCTGGATCGCGAGATTCCGGGAATACATCGGGCGGACACCGTCGTCTACAAGGTATCGGCCCCGAAGGACGACGACCCGGGGAGCCTGTTCGCCACGGACCCCCGGCAAACGGTCAAGAACCTGGACGCCAAAGCGAAGACCTTTGAGTTGCACGTTGTCGCCGGCCACGGACCGGTGCGGGGCGCGGCCGCGCAGCCGGCACCGGGTAAGGAGTACACCCTCAGCAACTACTTCATCAACTGGGACAACGACGGGGTGAAGGGGCACGCCGCCGCCGCGGTGAAGGGGCTCCCGGCGGCCGCGACCGACTGGGACCGGGCCGTCGCGGTCGAGCGGTGGGTGAACCGGAACATGAAGGCGTTCGAGTTCTCGCAGGCGATGGCGACGGCCGACAACGTGGCGAAGACGCTCAGCGGCGACTGCACCGAGTACGCGATGCTCGCCGCCGCGATGTGCCGGGCGGTCGGCGTGCCGTCCCGCACCGTGCTGGGGCTGGTGTACGCCCCCGCGAAGGACGGCAAACCGTACCTCGCGTACCACATGTGGTACGAGGTGTTCGCCGACGGACAGTGGCTCCCGCTCGACGCGACCCTCGCGCTCGGCGGCGTGGGACCGGGGCACGTGAAGATCGCGGACCACAGCTGGCACGACGAGAAGACGCTCGCCCCGCTCTTTCCGGTCCTCCGCGTCCTCTCGGCGAAGCCGGCCGTGACCGTGGTCAAGGTGGAACCGTAG
- a CDS encoding Dabb family protein: MFRTCTAAALVALCAAFQFSTGHGGSPAAAPQGRECADDKKPAGPLIGHMVYFKLKDSAPEARQKLVAACEKYLADHEGVVFFSAGVIGDDFKRDVNDRDWDVALHLVFADKAAHDTYAVHKEHLKFIDENKENWAKVRVFDSELKGYKGAKK, translated from the coding sequence ATGTTCCGCACCTGTACCGCCGCCGCACTCGTCGCGCTCTGCGCCGCGTTCCAGTTCTCGACCGGTCACGGCGGCTCCCCGGCCGCCGCGCCACAGGGCCGTGAATGCGCCGACGACAAGAAGCCCGCCGGGCCGCTCATCGGCCACATGGTCTACTTCAAGCTGAAGGACAGCGCCCCGGAGGCCCGCCAGAAGCTCGTGGCCGCGTGCGAGAAGTACCTCGCCGACCACGAGGGCGTGGTGTTTTTCTCCGCGGGCGTGATCGGTGACGACTTCAAACGCGACGTGAACGACCGCGACTGGGACGTGGCACTGCACCTCGTGTTCGCGGACAAGGCCGCCCACGACACCTACGCGGTCCACAAGGAGCACCTGAAGTTCATCGACGAGAACAAGGAGAACTGGGCAAAGGTTCGGGTGTTCGACTCGGAACTAAAAGGGTACAAGGGCGCGAAGAAGTGA
- a CDS encoding HAD-IA family hydrolase, with the protein MAFKLVIWDFDGTLADSLPTAVSIFNRLAPEMGYKPLADVAAARGLSTRQLLRQQGISMWRLPRLVRKYHAAAAEEADRLKLAAGLPSVLATIAGAGVRLGVLSSNCEDNIRRCLRANGAEGHFAFVIGYPRLFGKAKALKRILRAERLDRSDVLYIGDELRDVEAAKKAGVKVAAVAWGFQTVDLLRTGEPDYVVSDPTELLELAGAIRSVPLVREDEPANRVVER; encoded by the coding sequence GTGGCGTTCAAACTCGTGATCTGGGACTTCGACGGGACGCTGGCCGATTCCCTGCCGACGGCGGTGAGCATCTTCAACCGGCTGGCCCCGGAGATGGGCTACAAGCCGCTCGCCGACGTGGCCGCGGCCCGCGGCCTTTCGACGCGCCAGTTGCTCCGCCAACAGGGCATCTCGATGTGGCGGCTCCCGCGGCTGGTGCGGAAGTACCACGCCGCGGCGGCCGAAGAGGCCGACCGGCTCAAACTCGCCGCCGGTCTGCCCTCGGTCCTCGCGACCATTGCGGGCGCCGGGGTGCGGCTGGGGGTACTGTCGTCCAACTGCGAGGACAACATCCGCCGGTGCCTGCGGGCCAACGGCGCCGAGGGGCACTTCGCGTTCGTCATCGGCTACCCGCGCCTGTTCGGTAAGGCGAAGGCGCTGAAACGCATCCTCCGCGCCGAGCGGCTCGACCGCTCGGACGTGCTGTACATCGGCGACGAGTTGCGCGACGTGGAGGCCGCGAAGAAGGCCGGCGTGAAGGTGGCCGCGGTCGCATGGGGCTTTCAAACGGTCGATCTGCTGCGCACCGGTGAGCCGGACTACGTGGTGAGTGACCCGACCGAGTTGTTGGAGCTGGCGGGTGCGATCCGGTCCGTTCCCCTGGTGCGAGAGGACGAGCCCGCGAACCGCGTGGTGGAGCGCTGA
- a CDS encoding protein-tyrosine phosphatase family protein: protein MRRRVLLLSSVAALVAFAGCRHHCHKKDGSCGPGPGPLPPGVRGGPDMLPPPNVPTIPGPSVPPPAPPSNYLAPPVAPKSGGSETLFPDPLPGGPSSRPAMSGVLGAPVKSPTAEPPKAPAPGLSGYTKVKDGLYAGGKPTLDGFDSLKAARVRTVVYLHAAGADVAAVRDMASTRDLTVVAIETTPETLADASKQFDRVAADRTARPVYVFADDAPRAGAVWYLHFRNADAGDDVARLRAKALGLNDQGDEGRAFALAIQRVLETK from the coding sequence ATGCGACGCCGGGTACTGCTTCTCTCCTCCGTAGCGGCCCTTGTCGCGTTCGCCGGGTGCCGGCACCACTGCCACAAGAAGGACGGCAGCTGCGGACCCGGGCCGGGGCCGCTCCCGCCCGGGGTGCGCGGCGGTCCCGACATGCTCCCGCCGCCGAACGTGCCGACCATCCCGGGACCCTCGGTTCCGCCGCCCGCCCCGCCGAGTAACTACCTCGCGCCCCCGGTCGCTCCGAAGTCCGGCGGCTCCGAAACGCTGTTCCCGGACCCGCTGCCGGGCGGGCCGTCCTCGCGGCCGGCTATGTCGGGAGTGCTGGGCGCGCCGGTGAAATCGCCGACCGCGGAGCCGCCGAAGGCGCCCGCCCCCGGTTTGTCCGGTTACACCAAGGTGAAGGACGGTCTGTACGCCGGCGGCAAACCGACGCTCGACGGGTTCGACTCGCTGAAAGCGGCCCGGGTCCGCACCGTCGTTTACCTGCACGCGGCCGGCGCGGACGTGGCCGCGGTCAGGGACATGGCCTCGACCCGCGACCTGACCGTCGTCGCCATCGAGACGACGCCCGAAACCCTGGCCGATGCGTCCAAGCAGTTCGACCGGGTCGCGGCGGACCGGACGGCCCGGCCGGTGTACGTGTTCGCCGACGACGCGCCGCGGGCCGGGGCCGTGTGGTACCTGCACTTCCGCAACGCCGACGCGGGCGACGACGTGGCCCGCCTCCGGGCCAAGGCGCTCGGGTTGAACGATCAAGGCGACGAGGGCCGCGCCTTCGCGCTGGCGATTCAGCGGGTACTCGAAACGAAGTGA
- a CDS encoding SDR family NAD(P)-dependent oxidoreductase: MARSLAGQVALVTGASSGIGWELAKQLAGEGCKVALVARREAPLRNLAAQIAAAGGTAVPILADVGHREQVEAAFARARGELGPVDLVIANAGVGRPTLRDPVNMADVEDTFRINLMGVVYTLSAALPEMLARKSGHLVAVSSLAAYRGLPSESAYCASKAAVNVYMDGLRIHLRGTGVRTTTLCPGFIHTPMTASNTFHMPQLMTAAYAAGRMIRAIKARKKVYNFPWRLHLMVKLSRWVPDGAINWVMGDYEAEAQKAVADRQKQ, translated from the coding sequence ATGGCACGTTCTCTCGCGGGGCAGGTGGCGCTCGTAACCGGCGCGTCGAGCGGCATCGGTTGGGAACTCGCGAAGCAACTCGCGGGCGAGGGGTGCAAGGTCGCACTCGTCGCGCGACGCGAGGCACCGCTCCGCAATCTCGCCGCGCAAATCGCCGCCGCGGGCGGGACCGCGGTCCCGATCCTTGCCGACGTCGGCCACCGCGAGCAGGTGGAAGCCGCGTTCGCACGCGCCCGGGGCGAGTTGGGACCGGTCGATCTCGTGATCGCGAACGCCGGCGTCGGCCGCCCGACGCTCCGCGACCCGGTGAACATGGCCGACGTGGAAGACACGTTCCGCATCAACCTGATGGGAGTCGTCTACACGCTGTCCGCGGCCCTGCCAGAAATGTTGGCGCGCAAGAGCGGACACTTGGTCGCTGTGTCCAGTTTAGCCGCCTACCGCGGGCTGCCGAGCGAGTCGGCGTACTGCGCGAGCAAGGCCGCCGTGAACGTGTACATGGACGGCTTGCGCATCCACTTGCGCGGCACCGGGGTGCGAACGACCACCCTGTGCCCCGGCTTCATCCACACGCCGATGACCGCGTCGAACACGTTCCACATGCCGCAACTGATGACCGCGGCCTACGCCGCCGGGCGCATGATCCGCGCCATCAAGGCGCGCAAGAAGGTGTACAACTTCCCGTGGCGGCTGCACCTGATGGTGAAGCTCAGCCGGTGGGTGCCCGACGGCGCGATCAACTGGGTGATGGGCGACTACGAGGCCGAAGCTCAGAAGGCGGTCGCCGACCGTCAGAAGCAGTAG